DNA from Scheffersomyces stipitis CBS 6054 chromosome 1, whole genome shotgun sequence:
ATAGGTCAATATTGCCCAAATTAATTTAAAATCAGTACTCAAGGCGACAATATTCAAAATTTGCCTTGTTGTCCTCCACTTTGATCCGCCCGAGCTGTGCAACATTATTTGTGTCTTCGTACAAAATTAATTGGGCCCACTTTATATTTGTTCCGAGGGCTACGCAAAATTCCGAGGTCtaacttgcaatttcaCGAAACTTGTTCTTATAGCAGTTTGTAAATCCAAGTTCATGTACAGAAATCGAAGTTCTGGAAAGGCTGAGATTGTAGGCTTATTAGATATGTCAAAATGTATGTAAAACTTTAAACAAATTAAAAAATACTGTaattagaagaagatcattACTGGCAAGCGAAAGGAGCGTGGATATTCCCATCAAAGATTTTCCAGTTGATTTATGATTGGGCTTGTAGAAACTCCATACTATTTTCGCAAGAGTTCGCAGCTGCAATTAAATTAAATAAATTTAGTTAGATATATATCTAATAACAAACATCGTTATAGAGACAAAAGATGCTtttattattgaaaattgtaaAGCGCAATATGAACATATTCTGAAGACAGCATGagcttttcttctccaatttcCACCGCTTCCAAATTCCTTCCTTATCTTTCATGGCACTTCCCCATATCTGTTAGGCTTGCAGTCGTGTGCGCGGCAAAATAAAATTTAGTCGACATTGTAGATTTTCACATTAATGaagcttgaagaatcaaatAGTTGATTCGAAATTGGTAAGAGTTTTACCTTTTcattcaaatttttcatacTGAATTGGCAAAGATGGATGCTCCACTTAGTGTCACATTGGGTGCTCGTATGAGTGCCTATCTTGTGTCGCCTGAGGACTACCggaaacaaagaaagagattgaacaaaagattgaacaagttaCGTCATGAACTCAATCTCATCACCAAAGACACTAAGGACTACAGATCCAAGGAAAAAATTAGTGGAATCAATTCCACAGACTACGATTCCAACAGCAAGTACGGgttggttcttcttttgacGGCTGAAAGAGACAACTTGTATGCTCTTGAAATCAAGTCATTGTTGGAACTCAGCAACGACAATGTCGCTTCTTACAAGAATCTTATGGTGAGCAAGATAAAGAGATCCTTGCAGACTTCGCAGAAGCTTCTACAGATCTCGTCGAATGATGCTtctgatttgaagaagctcgAGTTATACATCTATGCTGCTTTGGCTCAAGGTCAATTGTCTGTAGCTAAGAAGCAATGGGCCCCCGCCATCACAGCCTTTTCCATAGCAAAGTGTGCATTGGACTTCTTGTATGCACAGTTAAACAGCAAACCTGTAGAAGGTGACCAggatgacgaagaagacgtcGATgccttcaacaagactTTGGTGAATGAGTTGCTTGACACTGTTGTAGACCCTTCTTTAAGATTGGCTGTGTCGCAAGACGATAGTGCTGGTGAAGGTTCTGGAGACTTGAAGACTATCTCTCGTAGACACTGTCACGATGACAGACTCCCTTATTTGGCTAATGCAATCAAGATCATAGAGAAAACCGACGCCAGCTTCGTAGCAGACATATTTGGCTCAGTAGAACTCATTAAGTCTGTCACATGGAGAGACCACGAAGCGACTATCTACAACGACGAAATTGCATTCAAGATCATGTCATTGACTAACGACGAGGAAACGAACTGGAAAAACTTCACTGATGCTAACGAGTTCGACAAGGTAATCACTGGCTGGACTGAAGTTTTAGTAGCCCATAAAGCCAACGTAGAAAAGAACCAGGACGATGACGATATCGAAAAAGTGCAAGACCGGGCCATATTGCTCACGTATATCAATTACAACTTGCTCTTCACCAGATTGAAGAGAGACTTATTGATCATTGACCAGTTGTCCACAGCCAACAACATAGAAAACAACAGGGATATCTTCAGATTGTACAACGGCATCATTAGTATAGCACAAGAGTTGAAGGACTTACCTGGTGTGTATAACGACGAAGACTTGTACCAGTCGTTGgagaacttggaaaagtacTTCACAGCCAAAAAGAACATTGTATTAGCCGAGTCGTTCCAGTACAATAACCGGTTCGGCGAAGCCTTGAAAATCTACAGTTTCATTGAACACGAACTCAACACCGTTGAAGACGACTTTTACAAGATTGATGAGTTCCCCTATCAAGTCACCAACAATGCCGAGTTCGCCAAGTTTCAGGACAACTTAGCCAAGCTGTTGTTGCAGTCGCATATTTCTGCCCAGTTTGCATTTGACTCGACAGGAAGAGAGAAGTTGTACACAGtagaaaacttgaacaaataCCCCAGCCACGAGTTGAAGgacttggtcaacttgAACAGCAAGCCTAGAATCCAACCTATATTGAGCAAGCCAGTGTTGTTTGACGTAGCATTCAACTACATCTCCTATGACTTAGGCCGCTCGTCGGGTGGATCTGCAGCCccagtttcttctgaagctgCTCCAGCTGCTGTCGCTGCTGCCACCTCTGCTGAGCAGGAAGAAGGCAAAAAGCGTGGAGGTTTCTTTGGTATTTTCGGACGTAGCTAGCTCCAATTAGATCCAGGTAATAAAAACGATTTACGTATATTCATGTTCTCCTCGACTGTAGTTCTTGTATTAAGTTTTTTCACTGTTACACTTTCTATTACCATACCTACTTCTCTTATCTATCTTAAGCTACGAAAATCGATATAATTCCATTTATCCAAATCTTTGACCTCTAAGTATTTTTATAAGTTCcatatattcttcttttctattcATATATTTATCTTCTATTTTTGtacgattgcaaaataaaagaaacaaaatgttccaattcaacaactcaattTCTGGTTCCTGCAGACTAATCTATAAATTTATAGGAAAATTATAGGAACAGCATGTTAAGAATTGCAataaattcttcttcaccaaacaTCCTAAAAGTATGAAAAAACACGGCCTGTTGTTGACATTGACAATATGTGTATTAGGACTCTATGGGTCCTTCCTCAGTTGGTCTGTTTTGCAGGAAAGAATCAACACAAAGCCTTATGGAGAAAACGAAAACGAAattgagttcttcaaggctCCTCTTATCATCAATATAGTGCAAGCGTTCTTTGCCTCAATAGTAGGTTTTGGCTATTCGCTTGTGACAACGAAAGTGAATCCGTTCAAGATATTCACAGCAAACGAGAAATCAGTTGCAAGAAAGTACATGTTGTCGCTATTGTTAATTTCCATCACCTCCAGCTTGTCTTCTCCCTTGGGATACCAGTCCCTTAAACATGTAGATTATTTGGCCTACTTGTTAGCCAAGTCGTGCAAGTTAATTCCTGTGATGATCATCCATCTTGTTTTCTATAGAACGAGATTCCCTGTGTCGAAATACATCGTAGCATCGTCGGTCACTTTCGGAGTGACTCTCTTCACTTTGGCACATTCATCTaagtcttccaaatcaagCATAAACGACGGCAAAACTCTCCTTGGAATGGCTCAGCTAATTGGCTCCATGCTTTTAGACGGTCTTACAAATTCTACCCAGGACCAGATGTTCAAGTTGCTGTCACCTAGTGGCAGCCAAAATATGGTAAAAATAACAGGCGCAAAGTTGATGTGTattctcaacttgtttgTGTGCGCTTTGACGTTGGCATACACCGTCATATTTGCATATGAAAGTGAAGTCGTCTATACGCTTAACTTTTTCCACAAGCACCCAGAGGTGTTGTACAATATCTTGGAGTTTTCTGTCTTTGGAGCCGTGGGCCAGGTGtttatcttcatcatcttaGAGAAGTTTGACTCGTTAATTCTCGTCACAGCAACTGTTACAAGAAAGATGATCAGTATGATCCTCAGTGTCGTATTGTTTGGTCACTTCTTGTCCAGCATCCAGTGGTGTGGAGTTGGTCTCGTTTTTGGAGGCATAGGCTACGAAGCATTGGTCAAATTGAACTCAAATAAAAAGGTCTCAAAGGAGAAAAAGAGCcaatgaagacaacaacGCCCTCCCACTACTCATCTTAGACCCCTTGCATATATAATGtaaaatagaatatagaatcGTTGTAAACCATTGTCCgaagaattgtagattttcaCATGTCCTGTGTCACATGATTATATTCATACAGGATGATTAGTAGGCTGAAGTTTCCAGCTTTTGATCAGGGAAGCAATTCGTTGTTTACAAACCAgccttcttgttcaagatgcTAATCTCGCATCCTTCCATAATGTTCCGACAACATGCGTGGCTAACGAACTTTGAGCAATTTTGCTGTTTTTTGGCTGGTTTATTTCCAAAGGTGTTTTACACTTCTTTATTGACATGGTCGCTATATGTCTTGATATTTGTAGCGTCTAACAAATACATATGGACCGACTACGGCCATCGTTCCTTGGCAATAGCTATTGATATTGTGGGGATTGTCACCTATTTATTTTCGATATACACATACTACAAGGTGATACACGTAGGGCCTGGATCACCTTTGGATTATCCAGAATTGATTATAAGAAATCTAGAACTGCTCAATAGACCTAGTCAGACAACGTATCAATCGGCTAACCCTTTTGACACCACTACAAGCACAATGTCGGAAGCTGAATCTCAGATGTTGATGAATGGCACAGAAAGTTCAGATTGTCCAGAGCCGGAACTGCCCCCAGCAcagttcttggaaatccaCACTATAAACTCGCCTTCGCTGTATAGGTATTGCAGCAAGTGCTCCGTTTGGAAACCTGATAGGACACATCATTGCTCAGCTACTGGCAAATGCGTTTTACGTATGGATCACTACTGTCCGTGGTTTTCGACTACTGTTGGCTTTTTCAATcagaagttcttcattCAGTTCTTGGTGTACTTGACAATTCATTCATTTTACTTGTGTATAGTGTCGTCTGCGATCTTGTGGAAGTTTTTGGCGTCCAGTGCTTATGAGGAAGAGTTTATCTCGATAAATGTAGTAGCTCTATTTGTACTCTCATTGGCTTTTGGGATTGCTCTTGCTTGCTTTTCTGGGCTCCAGATATATTTTCTACTCTTGAACATGACGACCATAGAGTTCCAAGATTTCCGATGGTCCAGTATGAGGAAGATCGGAGGATCATTTCAGTATGACTTCGATTCTACTGGCAAGCAAAAGGCCCTAGGTCATATCTACGACTTGGGTTACTATAAGAATTTCACCAGTATTATGGGGCATACATGGAAAGACTGGCTTTTACCATTAACTGTGACCAGCCATTCGATAGAAGACAAATACAACAACGGAATCAACTATGAGATCAATGAGGAAGAGTACGAAAGACGGTGTCTGAGTGCACGGTTGCAGGATCAGTTGAACGAACAGTTGGCAGAGTACAAACGTAGAGCCAGACAGCAACGTGAAGAGGAAGTATAGATTATAGAAAATGTACCATAATATAAATGTACCATAGTTAGGATATTCGAAGTTGTAAGCAATGGAGAGCTAGAACAGATGGAGTATCTGAAAAGTTTAATTTCGACCCTAGAGGCTTGATGGCGACTTTCTGTTCGGCGGAAGACCTCTGAAGTACCAGAAAGTTTGAGTGGTATAATTAATAGATAAGGTACAATTATCGCTGCAATTCTCCAAAATAGTCAGAAAAGTAAATGTGCTGTAAAGCCTAATTGTCTGTTGATAATGTTATCAATTCCCCACATTTATACAAAGAGTGTTCcattttgaaatattgTTAATTTACGATATTCGATGTTGGGGAGTAGACGGGGAAATTTCTACATGTGGGAGAGATGCCAGTTCTTTTTGATATCCTTCCAGAAGTCTAATAACGAAAGAATAATCTCTGCTCAGTTCAGTTACAACTAAAAAACCAGACATTCATGTTTATTAAAACTTTATAACTAAATAAAAAGCTAGTATTCTTTCAATATCTGATTCAATTCCTCTCTTTGATCTAGATTCtcaaatttgaaagaagCAGCTAATTCGTCAAGTTCTTCTAAAGAAAATCCAACGAACAAatcagcatattcatgTTGAGCGTATTGTGAAAAGAGCATATCTCTAGAAACACGGGCCAAATATTTCTCCATTGTCCATGTATGAGGGTATAGAACTTTATGATACTTTTCTGGGACATTGGCTTCCATATGGTCTACCAAGTTTTGGTACAATTGATTATAACCCGGGTCAATGTCATTGCCCCATTTATCTAAacccaacttcttcttcttaaGTAGCCATTCTCCAAATACCTCATACCATTTTGACTTGGGAGAGACGTAAGTCAAACCTTGGAAACCAATATCTTTGTACAACCAAATTGACCACGAAATAGGGGAGCCGTCACCTGATGGATCTCCCTTTCTGTAGACTTCTAATTGGTCTTTCAAGACATTGAACCGTGCCCGGTTGATTACTTCCGGATTTTTGTCACCTCTTTCCTTTGAAGCATAAACGGGTCCAAACTCACCATTCCAAACAGGAACTTTGTATTCACTTTGGTACTCGATCTTTCTGTTATATTGAGATTTTAATTTTGacttttcctcttctgaaCCAGTGTATAATGCACCTTCAAGATTTGGGAAACCATAGGTAGAGTAATCATGAATTGAATATACTGTATTAGGAATATAGGATTCTGGCGAAGGGAATTTCCTGAAGTCCATTGCATATGTGTTTCcatcaaggaagaaaatgtGGTTGGGATCAATGGGTCTAACTTCGTCGTGCAATCTTTTGTAGAAGTCGaccaacttttcagagTCTGAAA
Protein-coding regions in this window:
- the HUT1 gene encoding UDP-galactose transporter; this encodes MKKHGSLLTLTICVLGLYGSFLSWSVLQERINTKPYGENENEIEFFKAPLIINIVQAFFASIVGFGYSLVTTKVNPFKIFTANEKSVARKYMLSLLLISITSSLSSPLGYQSLKHVDYLAYLLAKSCKLIPVMIIHLVFYRTRFPVSKYIVASSVTFGVTLFTLAHSSKSSKSSINDGKTLLGMAQLIGSMLLDGLTNSTQDQMFKLSSPSGSQNMVKITGAKLMCILNLFVCALTLAYTVIFAYESEVVYTLNFFHKHPEVLYNILEFSVFGAVGQVFIFIILEKFDSLILVTATVTRKMISMILSVVLFGHFLSSIQWCGVGLVFGGIGYEALVKLNSNKKVSKEKKSQ
- the SRP68 gene encoding signal recognition particle, subunit SRP68 (SRP68) (part of the signal recognition particle (SRP) ribonucleoprotein (RNP) complex that functions in protein targeting to the endoplasmic reticulum (ER) membrane), whose translation is MSAYLVSPEDYRKQRKRLNKRLNKLRHELNLITKDTKDYRSKEKISGINSTDYDSNSKYGLVLLLTAERDNLYALEIKSLLELSNDNVASYKNLMVSKIKRSLQTSQKLLQISSNDASDLKKLELYIYAALAQGQLSVAKKQWAPAITAFSIAKCALDFLYAQLNSKPVEGDQDDEEDVDAFNKTLVNELLDTVVDPSLRLAVSQDDSAGEGSGDLKTISRRHCHDDRLPYLANAIKIIEKTDASFVADIFGSVELIKSVTWRDHEATIYNDEIAFKIMSLTNDEETNWKNFTDANEFDKVITGWTEVLVAHKANVEKNQDDDDIEKVQDRAILLTYINYNLLFTRLKRDLLIIDQLSTANNIENNRDIFRLYNGIISIAQELKDLPGVYNDEDLYQSLENLEKYFTAKKNIVLAESFQYNNRFGEALKIYSFIEHELNTVEDDFYKIDEFPYQVTNNAEFAKFQDNLAKSLLQSHISAQFAFDSTGREKLYTVENLNKYPSHELKDLVNLNSKPRIQPILSKPVLFDVAFNYISYDLGRSSGGSAAPVSSEAAPAAVAAATSAEQEEGKKRGGFFGIFGRS
- the EGC3 gene encoding endoglucanase family 5 glycoside hydrolase (Endoglucanase C (EGC) (Endo-1,4-beta-glucanase) (Cellulase C)): MSAGFLTTAGTKIVDAEGTPVVLKGAALGGHLNMENFITGYPGHETEHKLVLEKKIGKEKFDYFFEKFYEYFWTEKDAEFYRNKLGFNCLRIPFNYRHFIDDNGDLFKIKGKGFELLDRIVDICSQYGIYTILDLHTTPGGQNQGWHSDSAIHKSLFWDFKVFQDSIVNLWVELAKHYKDNVWVAGYNPLNEPAVSDSEKLVDFYKRLHDEVRPIDPNHIFFLDGNTYAMDFRKFPSPESYIPNTVYSIHDYSTYGFPNLEGALYTGSEEEKSKLKSQYNRKIEYQSEYKVPVWNGEFGPVYASKERGDKNPEVINRARFNVLKDQLEVYRKGDPSGDGSPISWSIWLYKDIGFQGLTYVSPKSKWYEVFGEWLLKKKKLGLDKWGNDIDPGYNQLYQNLVDHMEANVPEKYHKVLYPHTWTMEKYLARVSRDMLFSQYAQHEYADLFVGFSLEELDELAASFKFENLDQREELNQILKEY
- a CDS encoding predicted protein, translating into MLISHPSIMFRQHAWLTNFEQFCCFLAGLFPKVFYTSLLTWSLYVLIFVASNKYIWTDYGHRSLAIAIDIVGIVTYLFSIYTYYKVIHVGPGSPLDYPELIIRNLESLNRPSQTTYQSANPFDTTTSTMSEAESQMLMNGTESSDCPEPESPPAQFLEIHTINSPSSYRYCSKCSVWKPDRTHHCSATGKCVLRMDHYCPWFSTTVGFFNQKFFIQFLVYLTIHSFYLCIVSSAILWKFLASSAYEEEFISINVVALFVLSLAFGIALACFSGLQIYFLLLNMTTIEFQDFRWSSMRKIGGSFQYDFDSTGKQKALGHIYDLGYYKNFTSIMGHTWKDWLLPLTVTSHSIEDKYNNGINYEINEEEYERRCSSARLQDQLNEQLAEYKRRARQQREEEV